Sequence from the Argopecten irradians isolate NY chromosome 12, Ai_NY, whole genome shotgun sequence genome:
CGTAACAAATGGGATGCTAGCAAAAAACAAACGATCTTCATTGACAACTGCTTTGGCGAGTCTTGTGCTATACCTGAACGTGCTGAAGCTTGGCAGCGTCTACAGGAAGATCTACGAGGATGCATAAATAACCGAGACACGACTGTCATCGCTACTGTTAGGACATACATCTACCGAGATCTTAAACCCATGCTCAACAGGTTTCATCTGTTTGGGAAGCCGATCGATATCTCATCTAACCCCTTGCGTTTGTCATCTTCTGAAAAGCTGCAGATGATTCGAAGCCATTTGTGCGACAAACAAATCAACTTGAACACTAAGACAATTGAAATGCTAACATCTTTTGATACGCCATGCTTTCCTTTGTCGTGCAGGCTGTTTGCATCTGATGAGACATTTCGTGCAAAAGGAGAAAGCTTTTTTCTCTTTCCTGTTACGCAGTTACGAAAAGAGCTTGTACAGCTTTCCCAAAGGGATAGCGTTGCGTTTGCAGCATTGATGTTGCTGTTGGTGAGTGACGGGCATTTATTGTTTGATAATCTGACGCCAAACGAATCAACGCAAAACAAGCCTCCTAACGGATTGTATGAAAGACTGTGTTATATCTGCTGTGGGGCCACTCCGACTGTCAACTGGGCTGCGGAGAAACTTGAGTCAATCAAGAAATCACGTAAACTGCCCAATCTCACCATGTTCGATATCAACCGAGCTATAGAAAAACTACGCGATTCACATGTGACAGTTACCGACACAGCATACAAATTTGTCCATGAGTCTCTGCTCGAAGCTGTGGGTGTTGTCCTTGCAAACGAGGACGCTATGTTTGTATTGCAACACTGCAGTGCTCACTTCATCCAACAACACGTCAGGATTCAGTCCTTTCCTGAAGTAGCAGAAGACACCATTGTACGACTACCTGAGATTTATTATAAGGAACTAACGAAACGTTTCACTGAAGATGTTATGAAAGGTGACATAGATGCTGTTTTTCAAAATCCTTCTATCGCCGATTTGTCATTCTCCATTCGCTGGTGTTTGTATATTTCCAACATGGAGCGGACAAAGCAAATAAACTTTTACAGAAGTGTGGATAAGAAAGGCTATACGTTGTTTTACTGGGTAGGACGTACCGGAAACATATCCTTGCTGAGACAGTTTTTACAGAATGAGGAACCCACAGCTGATTGTCTACATGGAGCCTGCTTCAGTGGAAACTTAGAAGTCGTCAAGTTCGTTCTAAGTAAAGGGGTCAGTACACACGTCGTCGACGCCGGGGGTAGGACGCCACTGATCATTGCTTGTCAAACAGGAAGTTATGATGTCGTCAGGTTGCTTCTAAGCTACGGCGCTGACGCCAACCAGGAGCAAGATTCGTTTGGAACGCCTCTTCATTACGCGTGTTGGAACGGCGATACCGAGCTTGTTCGTGTGCTGTTGGAAAATGGCGCCAAATCAAACGTTGTCACGTATGGTGGTTGGCCAGCGATTTACTTCAGCGGCAGCGAAGAAAATGCAAACGTAGTGCAAATGTTCTTTAAACGTCAGAATTCAATCAATGTCACCGCACACACGGAGTGGTCTCCCTTGCATCTTGCTGCTGGTAAAGGCAATGTTGACATCGTTCTTAGTCTGATAGAGAATGGTGCGGATATCAACATAGCAACCACTAAGGGCTGGAGTCCACTGTATTGCGCCACACAAAAAGGGCGCCATAGCGCCGCGAGTTTGCTGGTGAAGTATGGCGCAGACCCCGATCAGTCGGATTACTTCGGGGTCTCGTGTCTCCACCGAGTGTGTTATGATGGTTATGATCTGGTGGCAAAGGTCCTGATACAAGGTGGTGCTAACGTCAATATTAGGTCAAAGGTTGGCTACACGCCGCTCCATTGTGCGTGTGATTCCGGCCACATATCTCTTGTCAATCTTCTGCTACAAAATGGCGCTGATGTGAAAGCTGAAGGACTAAACAAGAAGACGCCAGCCAACATAGCACAGGTCAAACATAGAGATGAAATTCTGGAGCTTCTTGACAGACAAAGGGGAGAACAAAACATCTAATAGTGCTAATGTTTATCCTTCTTCGGTCATTTTTTCGACTTGCCAAACTTACAGTATATCACTCTTTCAGGCATTATGAACTATAATGTTGAGGTCAATATTTTAAGACATCCATCGAGGTCATCTgaacggttttttttttttagattttgcATTGAATCATAAAGGAGAAATTTCTAATTGGTAATATGAATTTATATTCACATAAACCGTATTTGATagttgcatataacagagttgtcCCCCATTTGGGTAgctattgattgtgacgtaacaatcgattcCTACCCACAAGGAAAAAAACCTCCCCAGAATAGTCCAGTATATTCTTACACAGTCAGTTATTAACATCGTGGAACAGTATTTGCTCTTTTGGAGTAAGATCCGTCTATAGTTTACATTATTCCTTATAAATCGGTTTTGTTTACTACCAAATTTCATTAGAATACCAGAGATTCAATTGAGGGAACAACCATGAAACTGGATTTgtaagcaaaataaattattttgaattacctgttgtgctaattagacatatatatatacacgattaaacacccaTCCCACATTTTAAcgatatatctttatttcatcttAACATTCGGAGTCTTAGAAATAAGCTAGCATATCTAGAGAATTTAGCATCTGATTGTGATATAATATGTGTTACTGAGACTCACCTCGATATATCGATAGCAGACGACGACATGCTTCTAGATAGGTATGATATGTTCCGTAAAGACCGTGGGGCTCCGGGTGGGGGGATTATTGTATATACTTCCAATGTCCTGTGCACTAGTCATATAGCCGACTTAGAATTCCACATAGGTGAAGTTGTGTCGACTGAGATCCAgtttccaaataaaaaataccTTCTCTGCACAGTATACAGACCTCCAAATTGCATACACGCTTTTTGGAATTCCTTCCGGTTCTCCCTTGAATCAGCATTTAACGAAACTTCTCATATACTCATTGTAGGCgatatcaatgtagaccttcttacagcagacagaaaTCATCCTTTCATAagcataataaaataaattttaacaataaattagAGACGACTGACTGGACTGAACTTTTTTCTCAAACAGGTAATGTAGATGACATGTGTCAAGTTTTTTCAGATAAATATTTAGGC
This genomic interval carries:
- the LOC138335966 gene encoding uncharacterized protein; the protein is MLSSTGNPTKESNNFIRLCQLLLDIGTKVLHDKFDSLVTPCQLADFLARNKSILKKIPSIGGHGRVKLYPADGTPCSKNFDISLIYVLFRETRFTDDDGKLTKPLIPPPDRGWGAKPDSTDSSDAANIERLRLARNDLYGHKLRAAISNEEFEETWAELYTAIISIGGDKYRQDVEKILNHTQPAVINVPSNTKLMQVLIEKRGDEDKKFVETRAYRRIQEEVDRAGSVLIVGNSGEGKTSCAWHLLLRRLVAGDNIVIVDSADDWRNKWDASKKQTIFIDNCFGESCAIPERAEAWQRLQEDLRGCINNRDTTVIATVRTYIYRDLKPMLNRFHLFGKPIDISSNPLRLSSSEKLQMIRSHLCDKQINLNTKTIEMLTSFDTPCFPLSCRLFASDETFRAKGESFFLFPVTQLRKELVQLSQRDSVAFAALMLLLVSDGHLLFDNLTPNESTQNKPPNGLYERLCYICCGATPTVNWAAEKLESIKKSRKLPNLTMFDINRAIEKLRDSHVTVTDTAYKFVHESLLEAVGVVLANEDAMFVLQHCSAHFIQQHVRIQSFPEVAEDTIVRLPEIYYKELTKRFTEDVMKGDIDAVFQNPSIADLSFSIRWCLYISNMERTKQINFYRSVDKKGYTLFYWVGRTGNISLLRQFLQNEEPTADCLHGACFSGNLEVVKFVLSKGVSTHVVDAGGRTPLIIACQTGSYDVVRLLLSYGADANQEQDSFGTPLHYACWNGDTELVRVLLENGAKSNVVTYGGWPAIYFSGSEENANVVQMFFKRQNSINVTAHTEWSPLHLAAGKGNVDIVLSLIENGADINIATTKGWSPLYCATQKGRHSAASLLVKYGADPDQSDYFGVSCLHRVCYDGYDLVAKVLIQGGANVNIRSKVGYTPLHCACDSGHISLVNLLLQNGADVKAEGLNKKTPANIAQVKHRDEILELLDRQRGEQNI